From one Malus sylvestris chromosome 1, drMalSylv7.2, whole genome shotgun sequence genomic stretch:
- the LOC126629740 gene encoding uncharacterized protein LOC126629740: MDSDTLRKIEETVLCILKKTNLEEMTEFKVREMTSEQLGIELSDTEHKSFVRSVIESFLLSGTEPEGNAGQEPMETNVREEQGARLKKEASEDGGRLICKLSSRRSVVINDFKEKTYVSIRDFYQKDGKQICTPRGISLPVEQWATFKKSVPAIEEAIKKLESKLRSELESKQTEHGKQAEDTSNSLNDIAPQELATVETSRYDGKNYPFWAQQMELLLKQLKVKYVLFQQRPSSLLGLEATSEEIAHSKAAEQKWVNDDLVCRRRILNALSDDLFYLYSKKTMTARELWEDLKHMYLYEQFGTDRTLVKKYIEFEMLEGRPILEQVMEFNRIADSIVNSGMTIEEKFHVSVIISKLPPSWKDVYIKLLREEHLQFSMLMDRLKVEEESRIGDNHRVPFNLTSDLPGKSAPRRRDMKPRSMQWKRQEVETNGRVICHACGKKGHIALHCRYRSRKDDWEANDKKHEGNGSLPASGGQHV; the protein is encoded by the exons ATGGATTCCGACACTCTACGGAAAATCGAAGAAACGGTTTTGTGTATACTGAAGAAAACGAATTTGGAGGAGATGACTGAGTTCAAAGTCCGAGAGATGACCTCGGAGCAACTCGGAATTGAGCTATCGGATACTGAGCACAAGAGCTTCGTGAGAAGCGTGATCGAAAGTTTTCTGCTGTCGGGCACGGAGCCCGAGGGGAACGCTGGGCAGGAGCCCATGGAGACGAATGTGCGAGAAGAGCAGGGCGCGAGGTTGAAGAAGGAGGCGAGTGAGGACGGAGGCCGTCTAATTTGTAAG CTGTCCAGCAGGAGAAGTGTGGTGATTAACGATTTCAAAGAGAAAACTTACGTGTCAATTAGAGATTTTTATCAAAAAGATGGAAAGCAAATTTGTACTCCCAGAG GAATTAGTTTGCCGGTCGAACAATGGGCAACGTTCAAAAAGAGCGTCCCTGCAATAGAGGAAGCCATTAAAAAGTTGGAGTCAAAGTTAAG ATCTGAACTTGAGAGTAAACAAACTGAACATGGTAAGCAAGCTGAAGACACGTCTAATTCATTGAATGATATTGCTCCTCAAGAACTTGCTACCGTTGAGACTAGCCGTTATGATGGGAAAAACTACCCATTCTGGGCGCAACAGATGGAGCTTCTGTTGAAGCAATTAAAGGTTAAATATGTGCTGTTTCAGCAACGCCCAAGCAGTCTGCTTGGCCTGGAAGCAACTAGTGAAGAAATTGCTCATTCAAAGGCTGCTGAACAGAAATGGGTGAATGATGATTTAGTTTGTCGTCGCAGAATATTAAATGCTCTATCTGATGATCTGTTTTATCTTTACTCAAAGAAAACTATGACTGCTAGAGAACTGTGGGAAGATCTAAAACATATGTATCTATATGAGCAGTTTGGAACAGATAGAACTCTAGTTAAAAAGTACATCGAATTTGAGATGCTCGAAGGAAGACCAATTTTGGAGCAAGTTATGGAATTTAATAGAATTGCCGATTCCATTGTAAATTCTGGGATGACAATTGAGGAAAAATTTCATGTCAGTGTCATCATCTCCAAACTCCCCCCATCTTGGAAGGATGTGTACATTAAGTTGTTGCGCGAGGAGCATCTACAGTTTTCAATGCTAATGGATCGTTTGAAGGTTGAAGAGGAGTCCCGTATTGGGGATAACCATAGAGTACCGTTTAACCTGACGAGCGATCTGCCAGGGAAATCTGCACCAAGGCGAAGAGATATGAAGCCACGAAGCATGCAATGGAAGAGGCAAGAAGTGGAGACAAATGGCAGAGTTATTTGCCATGCTTGTGGCAAGAAAGGGCACATCGCTCTGCATTGTCGTTATCGTAGCAGGAAGGATGACTGGGAAGCTAATGATAAGAAGCACGAGGGAAATGGATCTTTGCCTGCAAGTGGAGGTCAACATGTCTGA
- the LOC126629749 gene encoding protein DEFECTIVE IN MERISTEM SILENCING 3-like isoform X2 produces MYKPNHQNNLEIKRHEDNIKFLQNEINRLGESILELQGSLAKHQSANGIVITNENGPTAEEDDQILRHEKSAAGLLCRLKLFESQHATQALNLALTKDVLGIVGIVATLGRVDDDNLSRLLSEYLGQQTMLAIVCRTNEAVMVLEKYDGDGTILTSAGIHGLGASIGKSIKGRFLVICLDELSLYVGGFVADDPQRKLDIPKPQLPNGECPHGFLDYAVNAINLDSNNLVNVTSSGHGLRETLFYSLLSRLQIYRTRAEMLLALPCINHGALSLDGGIIKKSGVFILGSRDIEIKFLAKSGEPSMTVNYDKTEDMIKKLKLKRTHVTEDMQREQELLAFA; encoded by the exons ATGTATAAACCGAACCACCAG AATAATCTAGAAATCAAGCGGCACGAGGATAATATTAAGTTCCTTCAGAATGAGATAAACCGCTTAGGTGAATCTATACTGGAATTGCAAG GTAGTCTTGCTAAGCATCAATCTGCCAATGGTATTGTAATAACAAATGAAAATGGTCCTACTGCTGAGGAGGATGACCAAATATTGCGGCACGAAAAATCTGCGGCTGGTTTATTGTGCAGGCTGAAACTGTTTGAATCACAGCATGCAACTCAGGCTTTGAATTTGGCTCTGACAAAGGATGTGCTGGGTATTGTTGGCATTGTTGCCACACTTGGCAGAGTTGACGATGACAACCTTAGCAG GCTTCTCTCGGAATACTTGGGACAGCAAACTATGCTAGCGATTGTATGCAGGACAAATGAAGCTGTTATGGTTCTAGAGAAGTATGATGGGGATGGGACAATACTCACCAGCGCCGGCATACATGGTCTAGGAGCTTCTATTGGGAAGAGCATAAAAGGGCGCTTTCTGGTCATATGTCTAGATGAATTGAG TCTATATGTTGGGGGGTTTGTAGCTGATGATCCACAAAGGAAGCTTGATATTCCCAAACCACAGCTACCAAATGGGGAGTGTCCGCATGGCTTTCTTGATTATGCAGTGAACGCGATCAATCTGGATAGCAATAACTTAGTTAATGTCACCAGCAGCGGGCATGGTCTCAGAGAGACACTATTCTATAGTCTCCTTTCTCGCCTCCAAATATACAGAACCAGAGCGGAGATGCTTCTCGCTCTCCCATGCATAAATCATGGAGCACTGTCTTTAGATGGCGGGATTATCAAAAAGAGTGGCGTGTTCATCCTGGGAAGCAG AGATATAGAGATCAAGTTTCTTGCAAAATCTGGAGAACCTAGTATGACTGTAAACTACGACAAAACTGAGGATATGATCAAGAAGCTGAAATTGAAGCGAACGCATGTTACCGAGGATATGCAAAGAGAACAAGAATTGTTGGCCTTCGCTTAA
- the LOC126629749 gene encoding protein DEFECTIVE IN MERISTEM SILENCING 3-like isoform X3: MYKPNHQNNLEIKRHEDNIKFLQNEINRLGESILELQGSLAKHQSANGIVITNENGPTAEEDDQILRHEKSAAGLLCRLKLFESQHATQALNLALTKDVLGIVGIVATLGRVDDDNLSRLLSEYLGQQTMLAIVCRTNEAVMVLEKYDGDGTILTSAGIHGLGASIGKSIKGRFLVICLDELSLYVGGFVADDPQRKLDIPKPQLPNGECPHGFLDYAVNAINLDSNNLVNVTSSGHGLRETLFYSLLSRLQIYRTRAEMLLALPCINHGALSLDGGIIKKSGVFILGSRYHPKDLLRTVK, encoded by the exons ATGTATAAACCGAACCACCAG AATAATCTAGAAATCAAGCGGCACGAGGATAATATTAAGTTCCTTCAGAATGAGATAAACCGCTTAGGTGAATCTATACTGGAATTGCAAG GTAGTCTTGCTAAGCATCAATCTGCCAATGGTATTGTAATAACAAATGAAAATGGTCCTACTGCTGAGGAGGATGACCAAATATTGCGGCACGAAAAATCTGCGGCTGGTTTATTGTGCAGGCTGAAACTGTTTGAATCACAGCATGCAACTCAGGCTTTGAATTTGGCTCTGACAAAGGATGTGCTGGGTATTGTTGGCATTGTTGCCACACTTGGCAGAGTTGACGATGACAACCTTAGCAG GCTTCTCTCGGAATACTTGGGACAGCAAACTATGCTAGCGATTGTATGCAGGACAAATGAAGCTGTTATGGTTCTAGAGAAGTATGATGGGGATGGGACAATACTCACCAGCGCCGGCATACATGGTCTAGGAGCTTCTATTGGGAAGAGCATAAAAGGGCGCTTTCTGGTCATATGTCTAGATGAATTGAG TCTATATGTTGGGGGGTTTGTAGCTGATGATCCACAAAGGAAGCTTGATATTCCCAAACCACAGCTACCAAATGGGGAGTGTCCGCATGGCTTTCTTGATTATGCAGTGAACGCGATCAATCTGGATAGCAATAACTTAGTTAATGTCACCAGCAGCGGGCATGGTCTCAGAGAGACACTATTCTATAGTCTCCTTTCTCGCCTCCAAATATACAGAACCAGAGCGGAGATGCTTCTCGCTCTCCCATGCATAAATCATGGAGCACTGTCTTTAGATGGCGGGATTATCAAAAAGAGTGGCGTGTTCATCCTGGGAAGCAG GTACCACCCGAAGGATCTCTTGAGAACCGTAAAATAA
- the LOC126629749 gene encoding protein DEFECTIVE IN MERISTEM SILENCING 3-like isoform X1 — protein MYKPNHQNNLEIKRHEDNIKFLQNEINRLGESILELQGSLAKHQSANGIVITNENGPTAEEDDQILRHEKSAAGLLCRLKLFESQHATQALNLALTKDVLGIVGIVATLGRVDDDNLSRLLSEYLGQQTMLAIVCRTNEAVMVLEKYDGDGTILTSAGIHGLGASIGKSIKGRFLVICLDELSLYVGGFVADDPQRKLDIPKPQLPNGECPHGFLDYAVNAINLDSNNLVNVTSSGHGLRETLFYSLLSRLQIYRTRAEMLLALPCINHGALSLDGGIIKKSGVFILGSSRDIEIKFLAKSGEPSMTVNYDKTEDMIKKLKLKRTHVTEDMQREQELLAFA, from the exons ATGTATAAACCGAACCACCAG AATAATCTAGAAATCAAGCGGCACGAGGATAATATTAAGTTCCTTCAGAATGAGATAAACCGCTTAGGTGAATCTATACTGGAATTGCAAG GTAGTCTTGCTAAGCATCAATCTGCCAATGGTATTGTAATAACAAATGAAAATGGTCCTACTGCTGAGGAGGATGACCAAATATTGCGGCACGAAAAATCTGCGGCTGGTTTATTGTGCAGGCTGAAACTGTTTGAATCACAGCATGCAACTCAGGCTTTGAATTTGGCTCTGACAAAGGATGTGCTGGGTATTGTTGGCATTGTTGCCACACTTGGCAGAGTTGACGATGACAACCTTAGCAG GCTTCTCTCGGAATACTTGGGACAGCAAACTATGCTAGCGATTGTATGCAGGACAAATGAAGCTGTTATGGTTCTAGAGAAGTATGATGGGGATGGGACAATACTCACCAGCGCCGGCATACATGGTCTAGGAGCTTCTATTGGGAAGAGCATAAAAGGGCGCTTTCTGGTCATATGTCTAGATGAATTGAG TCTATATGTTGGGGGGTTTGTAGCTGATGATCCACAAAGGAAGCTTGATATTCCCAAACCACAGCTACCAAATGGGGAGTGTCCGCATGGCTTTCTTGATTATGCAGTGAACGCGATCAATCTGGATAGCAATAACTTAGTTAATGTCACCAGCAGCGGGCATGGTCTCAGAGAGACACTATTCTATAGTCTCCTTTCTCGCCTCCAAATATACAGAACCAGAGCGGAGATGCTTCTCGCTCTCCCATGCATAAATCATGGAGCACTGTCTTTAGATGGCGGGATTATCAAAAAGAGTGGCGTGTTCATCCTGGGAAGCAG TAGAGATATAGAGATCAAGTTTCTTGCAAAATCTGGAGAACCTAGTATGACTGTAAACTACGACAAAACTGAGGATATGATCAAGAAGCTGAAATTGAAGCGAACGCATGTTACCGAGGATATGCAAAGAGAACAAGAATTGTTGGCCTTCGCTTAA
- the LOC126623298 gene encoding transcription factor MTB1-like encodes MKNEMGLGGGVWDDEDKAMVAAVLGTRAFDYLISSAVSSNENSCMGIGTDENLHNKLSDLVERPNASNFSWNYAIFWQISRSKSGDWVLCWGDGSCREPKEGEESETRRILGLSLEDGTQQRMRKIVLQKLHNLFGSSDEYNGALGLDRVTDMEMFLLASMYFSFPRGEEGPGKCFASGEHVWLLDLLKSGSEYCVRSFLAKSAGIQTIVLVPTDVGVVELGSVRCIGERLELLQSIRSLFSTQSSHMRAKPVAGVPMIGRRRDENVQLTNLSPVERGEVVPKIFGQDLNSGNLVRPRYREKLAVRKLEERPWDVYSNGNRIAFSSPPNGIHGSSWPHIHDVKQGSPTEMYASQSPVNNLQELVNGVRDDFRHNQYQPQKQVPIQIDFSGATSRPSVAPRPIGVDSENSDAEAPCKEDQPGTADERRPRKRGRKPANGREEPLNHVEAERQRREKLNQRFYALRAVVPNISKMDKASLLGDAIAYINELQAKLKVMEAERENLGGTSRDASALGASSGMEIQNQAPDVDIQAVNDEVIVRVSCPLDSHPASRVIEAFKEAQITVVESKLASADDTVLHTFVVKSQGSERLTKEKLIAALSRESNSLHSLSSVG; translated from the coding sequence atgaagaatgagatGGGTTTAGGAGGAGGGGTTTGGGATGATGAAGATAAAGCCATGGTTGCTGCAGTTTTAGGAACCAGAGCTTTCGATTACTTGATTTCGAGCGCGGTTTCCTCGAATGAGAATTCATGTATGGGTATCGGGACTGATGAGAATTTGCACAACAAGCTCTCGGATCTCGTGGAGCGTCCGAATGCATCGAATTTTAGCTGGAATTATGCCATTTTCTGGCAGATTTCTAGGTCCAAGTCTGGGGATTGGGTTTTGTGTTGGGGTGATGGTTCTTGTAGAGAGCCTAAGGAAGGTGAAGAGTCCGAAACCAGGAGGATTCTCGGTCTTAGCCTTGAGGATGGGACCCAGCAGAGGATGAGGAAGATAGTGCTGCAAAAGTTACACAATTTGTTTGGGAGCTCAGATGAGTATAATGGTGCTCTTGGATTAGACCGGGTCACCGATATGGAGATGTTCTTGCTTGCCTCCATGTATTTTTCGTTTCCAAGAGGAGAGGAGGGTCCTGGCAAGTGCTTTGCATCTGGGGAGCATGTCTGGCTCTTGGACTTGTTGAAATCAGGGTCGGAGTATTGCGTTCGATCGTTTCTTGCTAAGTCTGCTGGAATTCAGACCATTGTTTTAGTCCCAACAGATGTTGGTGTAGTTGAATTGGGTTCAGTGAGATGCATAGGGGAGCGTTTAGAGTTGTTGCAGTCCATAAGGTCACTGTTCTCTACACAGTCCTCGCACATGAGGGCTAAGCCAGTGGCAGGTGTGCCGATGATTGGAAGGAGGAGAGATGAAAATGTCCAACTAACGAATCTGAGCCCTGTGGAGAGAGGGGAAGTAGTTCCCAAGATTTTCGGGCAAGATTTGAACTCAGGAAACTTAGTTCGGCCTCGTTATAGAGAAAAACTTGCTGTTAGAAAGTTGGAGGAGAGGCCCTGGGATGTGTACTCAAATGGGAATAGGATTGCATTTTCAAGTCCTCCAAATGGTATTCATGGTTCAAGTTGGCCGCACATTCACGATGTGAAACAGGGGAGCCCAACTGAGATGTATGCTTCTCAAAGTCCGGTGAATAATTTACAGGAACTTGTCAATGGGGTCAGGGATGATTTTCGTCATAACCAATATCAACCACAGAAGCAGGTGCCGATTCAAATCGACTTTTCAGGGGCCACTTCAAGGCCTTCTGTGGCTCCCCGGCCCATTGGTGTGGATTCTGAAAATTCAGATGCTGAAGCTCCATGCAAGGAAGACCAGCCAGGCACAGCTGATGAAAGGAGGCCACGGAAAAGGGGTAGGAAGCCTGCAAATGGAAGAGAAGAACCGCTCAATCATGTGGAGGCAGAGAGGCAGCGGCGGGAGAAGCTAAACCAGCGGTTTTATGCTTTAAGAGCTGTTGTGCCCAATATATCCAAGATGGACAAAGCATCCTTGTTGGGAGATGCCATTGCTTACATCAACGAGCTCCAGGCGAAGCTTAAAGTCATGGAAGCAGAGAGGGAGAATCTCGGGGGCACTTCAAGAGATGCTTCGGCCTTGGGGGCTAGCTCAGGTATGGAAATTCAGAACCAGGCACCTGATGTGGATATTCAAGCTGTTAATGACGAGGTTATTGTAAGGGTGAGCTGCCCTTTGGATTCACACCCTGCATCAAGAGTCATCGAAGCATTCAAAGAGGCACAGATCACGGTGGTTGAGTCAAAACTTGCATCAGCAGACGACACTGTGCTCCATACATTTGTTGTCAAGTCTCAAGGATCGGAGCGGTTGACGAAGGAGAAGTTGATTGCAGCATTGTCCCGGGAATCCAACTCGTTACATTCATTGTCATCAGTCGGGTAG